The following proteins are encoded in a genomic region of Chloroflexota bacterium:
- a CDS encoding V-type ATP synthase subunit B, translating into MVLTETSVETPKPSLTTTSYRTGRYASGPLLVFEKVQRVGLGEIATITGPDGSERLAQVLELQGERAIVQVFEGTAGLDLARTVSCFSGRRARIPVGLSMMGRIFDGSGAPIDGGPPVVPEAMLDVNGLPINPVARAHPSDFIQTGMSAIDGLNTLVRGQKLPIFSGFGLPANELAAQIAAQASVKGDEASEFVVVFAALGITYREATFFRRQFEASGALAHAVLFLNLADDPPVERLLTPRAALTAAEYLAFEQGLHVLVIMTDMTNYCEALREISNARDEVPGRRGYPGYMYTDLATLYERAGRIKGRPGSITQLLILTMPDDDITHAIPDLTGYITEGQIVLSRQLHRKGIFPPIDVLPSLSRLMNAGIGEGKTLVEHRALADQLYAFYANGRDLRRLVAIIGEGGLSADDQQHLNFAKTFEQSFVHQGVENRSIEETLGLAWDILAPFSPAELTRIPAGLLQSRPGDSDTQGRSAADL; encoded by the coding sequence ATGGTTCTAACTGAAACAAGTGTCGAAACGCCCAAACCCAGCCTTACGACGACATCGTATCGCACGGGACGCTATGCCTCCGGACCGCTGCTGGTCTTCGAGAAGGTTCAGCGCGTGGGCTTGGGCGAGATCGCCACCATCACAGGGCCCGATGGCAGCGAGCGGCTAGCCCAGGTTCTGGAACTGCAAGGGGAGCGGGCCATCGTGCAAGTGTTCGAGGGCACCGCCGGGCTGGATCTGGCTCGCACGGTCTCTTGCTTCAGTGGCCGGCGGGCCAGGATCCCGGTAGGTTTGAGCATGATGGGGCGGATCTTCGATGGCTCCGGCGCGCCCATCGATGGTGGGCCACCGGTGGTCCCCGAGGCGATGCTTGACGTCAACGGCTTGCCCATCAACCCCGTCGCCCGCGCGCACCCTTCCGACTTCATCCAGACAGGTATGAGTGCCATCGACGGATTGAATACCCTGGTGCGAGGCCAGAAGCTGCCTATCTTCAGCGGCTTTGGCCTGCCTGCCAACGAGTTGGCCGCACAGATCGCCGCGCAAGCCAGCGTAAAAGGGGATGAAGCCAGCGAATTCGTAGTGGTCTTCGCGGCGTTGGGCATCACCTATCGCGAGGCGACCTTCTTCCGCCGCCAATTCGAAGCCAGCGGCGCGCTGGCCCACGCCGTCCTTTTCCTCAATCTGGCCGACGACCCACCCGTGGAACGCCTGCTGACCCCGCGGGCAGCTCTCACAGCCGCCGAATATCTGGCCTTCGAGCAGGGGCTCCACGTGCTGGTAATCATGACCGACATGACCAACTATTGCGAGGCCCTGCGGGAGATATCCAACGCCCGCGATGAGGTACCGGGCCGCCGCGGGTATCCGGGCTACATGTACACCGATCTGGCAACCCTCTACGAGCGGGCCGGGCGGATAAAGGGGCGACCGGGGTCCATCACCCAGTTGCTCATTCTGACCATGCCCGATGACGACATTACCCATGCCATCCCCGACCTCACCGGCTACATTACGGAAGGCCAGATCGTGCTCAGTCGCCAACTGCACCGCAAGGGCATCTTCCCGCCCATCGACGTACTACCCAGCCTGAGCCGCCTGATGAATGCCGGCATCGGTGAGGGAAAGACCCTGGTGGAACACCGCGCTCTGGCCGACCAGCTTTATGCCTTCTACGCCAACGGCCGGGACCTGCGCCGGCTTGTAGCCATCATCGGGGAAGGTGGGCTGAGCGCCGACGATCAGCAGCACCTGAACTTCGCAAAGACTTTTGAGCAGAGCTTCGTCCATCAGGGCGTGGAGAATCGCAGCATCGAGGAGACGCTGGGGCTGGCCTGGGACATTCTGGCGCCTTTTTCTCCCGCTGAACTGACCCGCATTCCCGCTGGGCTCTTACAATCGCGTCCAGGCGATTCGGATACGCAGGGTCGATCAGCCGCCGACTTATAG
- a CDS encoding V-type ATP synthase subunit A, producing MPTQALQTAIHAYRNRRPLGNAPRGVISRASGPVVEAQDLEGALLYHVAWVGPERLIGEIIRLDADIATVQVYEDTSGLQIGDPVWDTGAPLWVELGPGLLGSIYDGVQRPLPDLAVLDAQDVPAAPYIARGISLPPLNRKRRWPFAPAVSPGDRVVAGSLLGTVSEGNRFHHRILVPPDYPPGQVEGMAPGEYGVREVIGYLYPEDGSEPLVLRLSQRWPVRRPRPYQRRLDPQTPLVTGQRVIDTFFPVAKGGTAIIPGGFGTGKTVIEQSLAKWTDADIVVYIGCGERGNEMTEVLTEFPQLEDPKYGGPLMERTVLIANTSNMPVAAREASIYTGLTIAEYFRDQSLHVALMADSTSRWGEALREVSGRLEEMPGEEGYPAYLASRLASFYERAGIVQVLGEEEREGSVTIIGAVSPPGGDFSEPMTQNSLRLAGTFWALDVNLARRRHFPAIDWISSFTHYRLDDWFREAVHEDWPDLRAHAQRLLQEEHELQEIVQLVGSDAIGESERAIIVVGRLLREAFLQQSAFGDDAYAPLHKQLAQLQAILSYYDTLDALIRTGHSLETCLEASVDVRRRLERLHELSIEDLQALLPDLLREIKAWDKAVRQSQTPVGRW from the coding sequence ATGCCAACTCAAGCATTGCAGACCGCCATCCATGCCTACCGTAATCGACGTCCCCTGGGCAATGCGCCTCGAGGAGTCATCAGCCGCGCCTCCGGCCCCGTGGTGGAAGCGCAAGACCTCGAAGGCGCGCTGCTCTATCACGTGGCCTGGGTAGGCCCCGAGCGCCTGATCGGCGAGATCATCCGCCTGGATGCAGACATTGCCACCGTCCAGGTTTACGAAGACACATCTGGACTACAGATTGGCGACCCAGTGTGGGACACCGGCGCGCCTTTGTGGGTGGAGTTAGGTCCCGGCTTGCTGGGCAGCATCTACGACGGCGTGCAGCGCCCCCTGCCAGACCTGGCCGTGTTAGATGCGCAGGATGTTCCAGCGGCGCCTTACATTGCCCGCGGCATCAGTCTGCCGCCCCTCAATCGCAAGCGGCGCTGGCCCTTTGCGCCGGCAGTCTCGCCGGGCGACAGGGTGGTCGCAGGCTCACTTTTAGGGACGGTGAGCGAGGGCAATAGATTCCACCATCGCATCCTGGTTCCGCCTGACTATCCCCCTGGGCAGGTGGAAGGAATGGCCCCGGGCGAGTACGGTGTCCGTGAAGTCATCGGTTATCTGTATCCGGAGGATGGCAGTGAGCCCCTGGTCTTGCGGCTCTCGCAGCGCTGGCCCGTGCGCCGGCCCCGACCCTATCAGCGCCGCCTGGACCCACAAACGCCACTGGTGACCGGGCAGCGGGTTATCGATACCTTCTTCCCCGTCGCCAAGGGCGGCACGGCCATCATCCCCGGCGGTTTCGGCACTGGCAAGACGGTCATCGAGCAATCGCTGGCCAAATGGACGGACGCCGATATCGTCGTCTACATTGGTTGCGGCGAGCGGGGCAACGAGATGACCGAAGTGCTGACCGAGTTCCCGCAACTGGAGGACCCCAAGTATGGCGGGCCATTGATGGAACGCACCGTGCTTATCGCCAATACCAGCAACATGCCCGTCGCCGCGCGGGAGGCCAGCATTTACACCGGCCTGACTATCGCTGAGTATTTTCGGGACCAGAGCCTGCACGTGGCGCTGATGGCGGACAGCACCAGTCGCTGGGGCGAGGCCCTGCGCGAGGTGTCGGGCCGGCTGGAGGAGATGCCGGGAGAGGAGGGATATCCCGCTTACCTGGCCAGCCGTCTGGCCAGCTTCTACGAGCGGGCGGGCATCGTCCAGGTGTTGGGCGAGGAAGAACGCGAGGGTTCGGTCACTATCATCGGGGCGGTATCGCCTCCTGGCGGCGATTTTTCCGAACCCATGACTCAGAACAGCCTGCGGCTGGCCGGGACCTTCTGGGCCCTGGACGTGAACCTGGCGCGCAGGCGCCACTTCCCCGCCATTGACTGGATTAGCAGCTTCACGCACTACCGCTTGGATGACTGGTTCCGAGAGGCTGTACATGAAGACTGGCCGGACTTGCGCGCCCACGCGCAGCGCTTGCTGCAGGAAGAGCACGAGCTGCAGGAGATCGTACAGTTGGTGGGCAGCGATGCCATCGGCGAGTCAGAGCGAGCCATCATAGTGGTGGGGAGGCTGCTGCGCGAGGCATTCCTGCAACAATCAGCCTTCGGCGACGATGCCTACGCGCCGCTGCACAAGCAATTAGCACAGCTTCAGGCCATCCTAAGTTACTACGACACCTTGGACGCGCTCATCCGGACTGGTCACAGCCTGGAGACCTGCCTGGAGGCCAGCGTGGATGTGCGCCGGCGGCTGGAACGCCTGCACGAACTATCGATAGAAGACCTGCAAGCCCTCCTTCCCGACTTGTTACGGGAGATCAAGGCTTGGGACAAGGCTGTGCGCCAGAGTCAAACACCGGTCGGCAGATGGTGA
- a CDS encoding V-type ATP synthase subunit F: MAQLTVITTTDLAPGFSLTGAHVLAASDLTEAEQLLRRQMAEAPDGIIAYHEHYYAGLSADLREQIEREYRPLVVVLPDGLPARGEISRRQLLSEMLSRVIGYSISFRAEGREEP; encoded by the coding sequence ATGGCCCAACTCACTGTCATCACCACAACTGACCTGGCGCCCGGTTTCTCTCTGACCGGCGCACACGTGCTGGCGGCTTCCGATCTGACCGAGGCTGAACAGTTGCTCAGACGCCAAATGGCCGAGGCCCCCGACGGCATAATCGCCTACCATGAGCACTACTACGCCGGGCTGTCCGCCGATCTGCGGGAGCAGATCGAGCGGGAATATCGCCCCCTGGTAGTTGTCCTGCCCGATGGTCTCCCCGCTCGCGGCGAAATCTCCCGCCGCCAATTGTTGTCGGAGATGCTCAGCCGGGTCATTGGCTACAGTATCAGCTTCAGAGCTGAAGGCCGAGAAGAACCCTAG
- a CDS encoding V-type ATPase subunit: MSAGIDVGYEYVNARLRAMRSRLLQRTEFEQLLAAPNLEALIGQVDQSQYHDALEQSLVTSAGLDAILRAVQIDHGAILRRIAAFGGETIAPALGILLAPYHRHNIVVLLRGVSARAGPERILPWLFALPPFSEGMLAELARQATARSLVDLLAQWRLPTDELAGSLVAALPAGPNLRQLVTAFDLAWAESTTRQAAALPGSDGNLVRLDLVRSLDLHNLLLALDLHEVELARPAPWLAGGWLSPEALERLRTAADIQAMDMVLDAAREGEFWRQSLAQWDDRRLTTLQHGWESTLFHWRVSLFSEADPLGVGVLIAFLAAKGAEVRNLRLIAEAVAGNIGRDEARAYLLLGD; the protein is encoded by the coding sequence ATGAGCGCCGGGATTGACGTTGGCTATGAATACGTTAACGCCCGGCTTCGAGCCATGCGCAGTCGGCTGCTTCAGCGCACAGAATTCGAGCAACTGCTGGCGGCTCCCAACCTCGAAGCCCTCATTGGCCAAGTTGATCAGAGTCAATACCACGACGCCCTCGAGCAATCCCTGGTCACATCGGCCGGCCTGGATGCAATCTTGCGCGCCGTGCAGATCGATCACGGCGCCATCCTGCGGCGCATAGCTGCCTTCGGCGGCGAAACCATCGCCCCTGCTCTGGGCATACTACTGGCCCCGTACCATCGTCACAACATCGTTGTTCTCCTACGCGGCGTCAGCGCCAGGGCCGGGCCCGAACGTATCCTTCCATGGCTGTTTGCCTTACCTCCCTTCAGCGAGGGTATGCTGGCGGAGCTGGCGCGCCAGGCCACGGCGCGCAGTCTTGTGGACCTCTTGGCCCAATGGCGGCTTCCGACCGATGAACTGGCGGGAAGCCTGGTGGCTGCGCTGCCCGCTGGCCCCAACCTGCGCCAGCTCGTCACTGCCTTCGACCTGGCCTGGGCTGAGAGCACAACCCGGCAGGCGGCGGCGCTCCCGGGCTCAGACGGTAACCTTGTGCGCCTCGACCTGGTCCGCAGCCTTGACCTGCACAATCTCCTACTGGCCCTTGACCTGCACGAGGTTGAGCTGGCGAGACCGGCGCCCTGGTTGGCCGGGGGTTGGCTCTCGCCCGAAGCGCTGGAACGTTTGCGTACAGCCGCCGACATCCAGGCGATGGACATGGTACTGGATGCGGCACGCGAGGGCGAGTTCTGGCGGCAGAGCCTGGCACAGTGGGATGACCGCCGCCTGACAACGCTGCAACATGGCTGGGAGAGCACGCTATTCCACTGGCGGGTGAGCCTCTTCTCAGAGGCGGATCCACTTGGTGTGGGCGTGCTCATCGCTTTTCTAGCCGCTAAAGGGGCTGAAGTACGCAACCTGCGCCTGATCGCCGAGGCCGTGGCCGGCAACATCGGCCGAGACGAGGCAAGGGCGTACTTACTGCTCGGAGATTGA
- a CDS encoding V-type ATP synthase subunit E encodes MALKDILEIIAADAEKEAEAILQAAEETYAARMEAAEVRAAQTRARILAEAQRAAQQEEARRLHRVKLENQRQQVQVQESAFLAAVRRAQEILAAARQRPDYEDILARLAAEALAHTDEPAIVVVHPDDVDLIRAILDTHHDQPQRVEAVETEEGLAPGVIVRSVNARVVTENTLDSRLQRSLPDLRPLLSDLLSEDQPGGRTPDERRD; translated from the coding sequence ATGGCGCTGAAGGATATCCTCGAAATCATCGCCGCCGATGCCGAGAAGGAGGCAGAGGCGATCCTGCAGGCGGCCGAAGAAACCTACGCGGCCCGCATGGAGGCTGCCGAGGTGCGAGCCGCGCAGACTCGGGCCCGCATCCTGGCCGAGGCCCAGCGCGCAGCCCAGCAGGAGGAAGCCAGGCGGCTCCACCGCGTCAAGCTGGAGAACCAGCGACAGCAGGTGCAGGTGCAGGAATCTGCGTTCCTGGCGGCCGTCCGCCGCGCCCAGGAGATCCTGGCAGCCGCCCGCCAACGGCCCGATTACGAGGACATCCTTGCCAGGTTGGCGGCCGAGGCGCTGGCACACACCGATGAACCGGCCATCGTCGTGGTCCATCCCGATGACGTCGACCTCATCCGCGCCATCCTGGACACCCACCACGACCAGCCGCAGCGCGTCGAGGCAGTCGAGACAGAGGAAGGGCTAGCGCCCGGCGTGATCGTGCGCAGCGTCAATGCTCGGGTAGTGACAGAGAACACTCTGGACAGTCGTCTGCAGCGTTCCCTGCCCGACCTGCGCCCTTTGCTGTCGGATCTGCTCAGCGAGGATCAGCCCGGCGGGAGGACACCCGATGAGCGCCGGGATTGA
- a CDS encoding ATPase encodes MEVGLIAIGAALAVGLTALGTGHAQARIGSAGAGTIAEKPELAGRIILLVAIPETMVILGFAVAAMILLLLG; translated from the coding sequence ATGGAAGTCGGACTCATTGCCATTGGCGCCGCACTGGCCGTGGGCCTCACAGCCCTCGGTACGGGTCACGCCCAGGCCCGCATCGGCTCGGCAGGCGCCGGGACCATCGCCGAGAAGCCGGAACTGGCCGGTCGTATCATTTTGCTCGTAGCCATCCCCGAGACCATGGTCATTCTCGGCTTCGCCGTCGCCGCCATGATCCTGCTATTGCTGGGATGA